One genomic window of Staphylococcus hsinchuensis includes the following:
- the rnmV gene encoding ribonuclease M5, whose translation MKINEFIVVEGRDDTQRVKRAVECDTIETNGSAINQETLQVIENGYETRGIIVLTDPDFPGDKIRNTIQKHIPGVKHAYLDREKAKNKRGKIGVEHARLEDIREALINVSTPFEEGHESISKDVLIDLGLIIGKDARRKREILGRKLHIGHSNGKQLINKLNAFGYTEADVRAALSDNKGSDE comes from the coding sequence ATGAAAATTAACGAATTTATTGTAGTGGAAGGACGAGACGATACGCAACGTGTTAAAAGAGCTGTCGAATGTGATACGATTGAAACAAATGGAAGTGCAATAAATCAAGAAACGTTACAAGTGATTGAAAACGGCTATGAAACACGAGGAATCATCGTCTTAACTGACCCAGATTTCCCGGGTGATAAGATTAGAAATACAATCCAAAAGCACATTCCAGGCGTGAAACATGCCTATTTAGATCGAGAAAAGGCAAAAAATAAACGTGGTAAAATCGGTGTAGAACATGCACGTTTAGAAGACATTAGAGAGGCATTAATAAATGTCAGTACACCATTTGAAGAAGGGCATGAATCTATTAGCAAAGACGTGCTAATTGATTTAGGTTTAATCATAGGAAAAGATGCACGCAGAAAAAGAGAAATCTTAGGACGGAAATTACATATTGGACATTCAAACGGTAAACAATTGATAAATAAATTAAATGCTTTTGGCTATACAGAAGCGGATGTCAGAGCAGCGTTAAGTGATAATAAAGGGAGTGACGAATAA